Proteins found in one Zea mays cultivar B73 chromosome 1, Zm-B73-REFERENCE-NAM-5.0, whole genome shotgun sequence genomic segment:
- the LOC103633673 gene encoding serine/threonine-protein kinase WAG1 — translation MHMELAPPPMGDVAHHHVHDPASFSPLSSDAGLSPHFPPALADGGAGALDLSFTSTASASTSSFTTATTFSARSSLSLPSFSSSTSLSPRPHSSSASPHWAHLAAARAATPDGVLRLAHLHLVRELGHGHLARVFLCRLKSSPPASPLFALKVVDLRDDDPSRVSHVLAESRVLSCLDHPFVPTLYARLDAGRYACFLMDYCSGGDLHAVLRRRPGGRLPVAAARFYAAEVLLAIEYLHALGFVYRDLKPENVLLRGDGHVVLSDFDLALPASVEPAVRLRQVRKQSRRRRIALLLSCFSGPSNGGGEDEEEIDGKERFEFVAEPTAASSKDCVGTHEYLAPELVSGSGHGNGVDWWAFGVFLYELVYGRTPFKGHTKEATLKNILSKQATYPQLDGEADASQLRDLVGRLLERDPRRRMGATRGAAEIKRHPFFSGVDWALIRCVAPPVVPDRDAAAPVGGGDRKAAKLGSWSSMSSNRGSKKRKSSSFGRRSTSTCEERQGVFRKLMSWNQESRSSNKIKTTTSKVK, via the coding sequence ATGCACATGGAACTAGCGCCGCCGCCAATGGGGGACGTCGCCCACCACCACGTCCACGACCCCGCGTCCTTCTCCCCGCTCTCCTCCGACGCCGGCCTCTCCCCGCACTTCCCTCCCGCGCTCGCGGACGGCGGCGCCGGCGCGCTGGACCTGTCCTTCACCTCCACCGCCTCCGCCTCCACGTCCTCCTTCACCACCGCGACCACGTTCAGCGCGCGGAGCTCGCTGTCGCTGCCGTCCTTCTCCTCCTCCACCTCGCTCTCCCCGCGCCCGCACTCCTCCTCGGCGTCCCCGCACTGGGCGCACCTCGCCGCGGCGCGCGCCGCCACGCCCGACGGCGTCCTCCGCCTCGCGCACCTGCACCTCGTCCGCGAGCTGGGCCACGGCCACCTCGCGCGCGTCTTCCTCTGCCGCCTCAAGAGCTCCCCGCCCGCGTCCCCGCTCTTCGCGCTCAAGGTCGTCGACCTCCGCGACGACGACCCCTCCCGCGTCTCCCACGTCCTCGCCGAGTCGCGCGTCCTCTCGTGTCTCGACCACCCCTTCGTGCCCACGCTCTACGCGCGCCTCGACGCCGGCCGCTACGCCTGCTTCCTCATGGACTACTGCTCCGGAGGGGACCTGCACGCGGTgctccgccgccggccgggcggcCGCCTGCCCGTCGCCGCGGCCAGGTTCTACGCCGCGGAGGTGCTGCTCGCGATCGAGTACCTCCACGCGCTCGGCTTCGTGTACCGCGACCTCAAGCCCGAGAACGTCCTCCTCCGGGGCGACGGCCACGTCGTGCTCTCCGACTTCGACCTCGCGCTCCCGGCGTCCGTGGAGCCCGCCGTCCGCCTACGGCAGGTGCGGAAGCAGAGCCGCCGCAGGAGGATCGCCCTCCTCCTGTCGTGCTTCTCTGGCCCCAGCAATGGCGGCGGCGAAGACGAAGAGGAGATCGACGGCAAGGAGCGGTTCGAGTTCGTGGCCGAGCCGACGGCGGCGAGCTCCAAGGACTGCGTGGGCACGCACGAGTACCTCGCGCCGGAGCTCGTGAGCGGGAGCGGCCACGGCAACGGCGTCGACTGGTGGGCCTTCGGCGTCTTCCTCTACGAGCTCGTGTACGGCCGCACGCCCTTCAAGGGCCACACCAAGGAGGCCACCCTCAAGAACATCCTCTCCAAGCAGGCCACCTACCCTCAGCTGGACGGCGAGGCCGACGCCTCGCAGCTGCGGGACCTCGTGGGGCGGCTGCTGGAGCGCGACCCGCGCCGCCGCATGGGCGCCACGCGCGGCGCCGCCGAGATCAAGCGGCACCCGTTCTTCTCCGGCGTGGACTGGGCGCTCATCCGGTGCGTGGCGCCACCGGTGGTGCCGGACAGGGACGCCGCGGCCCCCGTGGGCGGCGGTGACAGGAAGGCGGCCAAGCTCGGGAGCTGGAGCAGCATGAGCAGCAACCGCGGCAGCAAGAAGCGGAAGAGCAGCAGCTTTGGGAGGAGATCCACATCCACCTGCGAAGAAAGGCAGGGGGTCTTCCGCAAGCTCATGAGCTGGAATCAGGAGAGCCGGTCCAGCAACAAGATCAAGACGACGACGAGCAAAGTAAAATGA
- the LOC109940890 gene encoding ADP-ribosylation factor 1: MCDDISLMLLLGFNVEKVQYKNVMFTVWDVGGQEKLRPLWRHYFNNTDGLIYVVDSLDRERIGKAKAEFHAIINDPLMLNSVILVFANKQDMVRQQYVVWETSCLLSNKLAYMGRILISVISKTSDADEMLMRCEWLTSASGGA; encoded by the exons ATGTGTGATGATATCTCTCTGATGCTACTACTAGGTTTCAATGTCGAGAAAGttcaatacaagaatgtgatgttTACTGTTTGGGATGTTGGTGGCCAAGAAAAGTTGAGGCCCTTGTGGAGGCACTACTTCAACAATACTGATGGCTTG ATCTATGTAGTTGATTCATTGGATCGGGAGAGGATTGGAAAAGCTAAAGCTGAATTTCAT GCAATAATCAATGATCCTTTGATGCTTAACAGTGTCATATTGGTATTTGCCAATAAACAAGATATGGTGAGGCAACAATACGTGGTGTGGGAAACTTCATGTCTATTATCAAACAAGCTGGCATACATG GGTCGTATACTCATTTCTGTAATTTCAAAAACATCAGATGCTGATGAGATGCTGATGAGATGTGAATGGCTGACCTCTGCTTCAGGAGGTGCATAA